From Arachis stenosperma cultivar V10309 chromosome 2, arast.V10309.gnm1.PFL2, whole genome shotgun sequence, one genomic window encodes:
- the LOC130960662 gene encoding uncharacterized protein LOC130960662: MEILILNWRHTEALSSWLTKLNNENLESLNELVLVVDDGKSNCNVAVKLFEKTPKLETLKVIGLYCDEILKNIFPSHDKATNKEILGNLKELYLFNLDELKSMSGVEYLSNQLRLLRVSYCPKLTTIVLQSPSFLKELHIGACDAMLRLFISSTAKMLIHLEELQVEKCRSLKEIVGEEQQSAMTEDEVIEFEQLERIILRSLESLECFYSGNATLKLPSLIQLDIVDCSKMKVFSHGNVGVSRSIQVSYNDSSDDFVFLRDLNNAALVVLQSLSQENDKAQKQRQQLQEDKERS; the protein is encoded by the coding sequence ATGGAAATTTTGATTCTGAATTGGAGACACACTGAAGCTTTAAGTTCATGGTTGACAAAATTGAATAACGAAAATCTTGAGAGTTTGAATGAACTTGTCCTTGTTGTTGATGATGGGAAGAGTAACTGTAATGTGGCGGTTAAATTATTTGAGAAGACACCCAAGTTGGAAACACTGAAAGTAATAGGCCTTTACTGTGATGAAATCCTCAAAAATATATTTCCCTCCCATGATAAAGCTACTAATAAGGAGATTCTTGGAAACTTAAAAGAATTGTACCTATTCAACTTAGATGAGTTGAAATCCATGAGTGGGGTAGAATACTTGTCAAATCAGCTGCGTCTATTACGTGTTTCTTATTGTCCAAAATTGACAACAATAGTGCTACAATCTCCCTCCTTTCTAAAAGAACTGCACATAGGAGCATGTGATGCAATGCTGCGTCTATTCATATCTTCAACAGCGAAAATGCTAATACACCTTGAGGAGTTGCAAGTTGAGAAGTGCAGATCTTTGAAAGAAATCGTGGGGGAAGAACAGCAGAGTGCTATGACGGAAGACGAAGTTATTGAATTTGAGCAGCTAGAGAGGATAATCCTTCGATCTTTGGAAAGCCTGGAATGCTTTTATTCAGGGAATGCCACTTTGAAGTTGCCCTCTCTCATTCAACTGGACATAGTGGATTGCTCCAAGATGAAAGTTTTCTCTCATGGAAATGTCGGCGTTTCTAGAAGCATTCAAGTTTCTTACAACGACTCAAGTGATGATTTTGTCTTCCTCCGTGATCTTAATAATGCCGCTCTAGTAGTATTGCAGTCTCTAAGTCAG